The Kocuria sp. TGY1127_2 genome includes a window with the following:
- a CDS encoding FdhF/YdeP family oxidoreductase: protein MTVHPHIKGQSDETASAPGKNKGPLNNSYLQGLAGQLVTEWNVEGGQGQGGYGPRTRRPFSQKDYHHPAAGYGAALSVTEVLAKEREPVLGARSVFTMNQTDGGFDCPGCAWPDDPNVSMDICENGIKHVTWEMTPKRTTREFFAQHSVTELESWTDHDLEKVGRLTEPMSYDAESDHYIPITWENAFAMVGDTLRGLDSPHEATFYTSGRLSNEATFMYQLWAREFGTNNLPDCSNMCHEASGRALTASLGTGKGTADLNDWLEADLLFVMGVNAGSNAPRMLTALAQAERKGTKIVHINPIIEGATNGTIVPHEIDQMMMAKVTRTSSLNLQVRPGGDMALMRGIGKRLIEFTANDPEAIDQAFLEKYTHDFEAYRRLVEQTSWEEIEEQSGVSKGQIMQLANLYRESDKTLISWCLGVSQHEHGVDTVREIVNLLMLRGNLGKNGVGPSPVRGHSNVQGNRTCGIDHRPSKEFIEKLNRAFNLDAPTEHGLDTVSSIEAMHEGSVKVFVSLGGNFVRAVPDPEYTETAMRKLDLNVQVSTKLNRSHIVHGKKSLILPCLGRSEKDVQASGEQCVSAEDAMSMVHASFGMKKPASPHLLSEMAILGGMARATLPESTTPFEKYVDNYDEIRDMMTEVLPGFENFNERVRQPAGFRIYQAARELDFSKTTSGKANFSTAELPQVDPGEGKLVLQTMRSHDQWNTTIYSNNDRYRGIKNIRTLVFMNPDDMRARGIQEGDFVSITSTSKLGIMRRLNKYRAFAKDIPQGSAAGYMPEMNVLIGIEDYSTQSEQPLMKSIRVTIELEK, encoded by the coding sequence ATGACCGTCCATCCGCACATCAAAGGACAGTCCGACGAAACCGCCAGCGCCCCCGGCAAGAACAAAGGGCCTCTCAATAATTCGTATCTCCAGGGCCTTGCAGGTCAGCTCGTCACCGAGTGGAACGTGGAGGGCGGACAGGGACAGGGCGGTTATGGCCCACGCACTCGCCGTCCGTTTTCTCAGAAGGATTATCACCACCCCGCCGCCGGTTACGGCGCCGCACTGTCCGTGACCGAGGTCTTGGCCAAGGAACGTGAACCGGTCCTCGGCGCCCGTTCGGTGTTCACCATGAACCAAACCGACGGCGGTTTCGATTGCCCAGGGTGCGCATGGCCGGACGATCCGAATGTCTCGATGGATATCTGCGAAAACGGCATCAAACACGTCACGTGGGAGATGACGCCGAAGCGGACGACCCGCGAATTCTTTGCCCAGCACTCTGTGACCGAACTCGAGTCCTGGACCGACCATGACCTGGAGAAGGTCGGGCGTTTGACCGAGCCGATGTCCTACGATGCCGAATCCGATCATTACATTCCGATCACGTGGGAGAACGCCTTCGCGATGGTCGGAGACACCCTCCGCGGCCTGGACAGCCCGCACGAAGCCACGTTCTACACCTCAGGCCGGCTAAGCAATGAGGCAACGTTCATGTACCAGCTCTGGGCGCGGGAGTTCGGTACGAACAATCTGCCCGATTGCTCGAACATGTGTCACGAGGCGTCCGGGCGTGCACTGACGGCCTCGCTGGGCACGGGCAAGGGGACCGCCGACCTGAACGACTGGCTCGAGGCGGATCTCCTGTTCGTGATGGGTGTGAATGCTGGCTCCAATGCGCCGCGCATGCTCACGGCACTGGCCCAGGCCGAGCGCAAGGGCACCAAGATCGTTCACATCAATCCGATCATCGAGGGCGCGACCAATGGGACGATCGTGCCGCACGAGATCGATCAGATGATGATGGCCAAGGTCACCCGAACCTCTTCCCTCAACCTCCAGGTCCGGCCCGGGGGCGATATGGCACTGATGCGCGGCATCGGCAAGCGCCTGATCGAGTTCACCGCCAACGACCCGGAAGCCATCGATCAAGCATTCCTCGAGAAGTACACCCACGATTTCGAGGCGTACCGCAGACTCGTCGAGCAGACCTCCTGGGAGGAGATCGAAGAGCAGTCGGGTGTTTCCAAGGGCCAGATCATGCAGCTCGCGAACCTGTACCGCGAGTCGGACAAGACGCTGATCTCCTGGTGCCTCGGTGTTTCCCAGCACGAGCACGGGGTGGACACTGTCCGCGAGATCGTCAACCTGCTGATGCTGCGGGGCAACCTGGGTAAGAACGGCGTCGGCCCTTCCCCCGTGCGCGGGCACTCGAACGTCCAGGGAAACCGGACATGCGGCATCGACCATCGCCCGAGCAAAGAGTTCATCGAGAAACTCAACCGTGCTTTCAACCTGGATGCGCCGACCGAGCACGGCCTGGACACGGTCAGCTCGATCGAGGCCATGCATGAGGGATCGGTCAAGGTATTCGTCTCGCTGGGCGGTAACTTCGTTCGCGCGGTTCCAGATCCGGAGTACACCGAGACCGCGATGCGGAAGCTGGATCTGAATGTGCAGGTCAGCACGAAACTGAACCGAAGCCACATTGTCCACGGCAAAAAGTCGTTGATCCTCCCGTGTCTGGGCCGCTCCGAGAAGGATGTCCAGGCCTCGGGTGAACAGTGCGTCTCGGCCGAGGATGCGATGTCGATGGTCCATGCCTCCTTCGGCATGAAGAAGCCCGCGTCTCCGCATCTGCTCTCCGAGATGGCGATTCTGGGCGGCATGGCCCGCGCGACCTTGCCCGAGTCGACAACGCCGTTCGAGAAGTACGTGGACAATTACGACGAGATCCGCGACATGATGACCGAGGTTCTGCCCGGGTTCGAGAATTTCAACGAACGTGTGCGCCAGCCCGCGGGATTCCGTATCTACCAGGCGGCACGCGAACTGGATTTCTCCAAGACCACGAGCGGCAAGGCGAATTTCTCGACCGCCGAATTACCGCAGGTGGATCCGGGCGAAGGGAAACTGGTTTTGCAAACGATGCGCTCCCATGACCAGTGGAACACCACGATCTATTCCAACAATGATCGTTACCGGGGGATCAAGAACATCCGCACCCTGGTGTTCATGAATCCCGACGACATGCGCGCCCGCGGGATCCAGGAGGGGGATTTCGTGTCCATCACGTCCACCTCGAAGCTGGGCATCATGCGCCGACTGAACAAGTACCGGGCCTTCGCGAAGGACATCCCTCAGGGCAGCGCTGCCGGTTACATGCCTGAGATGAACGTCCTGATCGGAATCGAGGACTACAGCACGCAGTCCGAACAGCCCTTAATGAAGAGCATCCGGGTCACGATCGAATTGGAGAAGTAG
- a CDS encoding 2,3-butanediol dehydrogenase — protein MRAARYYQNHDIRIDDIEPPVAGAGDVLINVAWCGICGTDLHEYLDGPIFVPPKGQPHPISGEEAPITLGHEMSGTVAALGEGVDDLKVGQKVVVEPYLIREEDWEDHHYQLSPDMNFIGLGGGGGGLGEQIAVNRHWVHPIADSVNLDEAALIEPLSVAHHGFVRSGAKKGDTAVIGGAGPIGVLTAAVAKAEGLTVVISELSELRRQKALDAGVADYAFDPRQVDVADEIRGLTGGKGADVGFECSSVDVVLDMLLDAVRPAGVIVNVSIWGHEPKVALHKLVMKEIDLRGTIGYSYDHPATIRLVEEGLVDLRPFITGKIGLDDLIDKGFDTLINHNETAVKILVSPTGQGLES, from the coding sequence ATGCGTGCCGCCCGTTATTACCAGAACCACGACATCCGCATTGACGACATCGAACCGCCGGTCGCCGGAGCCGGGGATGTTCTCATCAACGTCGCATGGTGCGGGATCTGCGGAACCGACCTCCACGAGTACTTGGACGGGCCGATCTTCGTTCCGCCCAAGGGCCAGCCCCACCCGATTTCTGGTGAAGAGGCGCCCATCACGCTGGGGCACGAGATGAGCGGTACCGTCGCCGCGCTAGGCGAAGGCGTTGACGACCTCAAAGTTGGGCAGAAGGTCGTCGTTGAGCCCTACCTGATCCGTGAGGAAGATTGGGAAGATCATCATTACCAACTCAGTCCGGACATGAACTTTATCGGCTTGGGCGGTGGAGGCGGCGGCCTCGGAGAACAAATCGCCGTCAACCGTCACTGGGTACACCCCATCGCCGACTCGGTGAACCTCGACGAAGCGGCCCTGATCGAGCCCCTTTCCGTCGCTCACCACGGTTTTGTACGATCCGGAGCAAAGAAAGGGGACACCGCCGTCATCGGTGGTGCCGGTCCCATCGGAGTACTCACTGCGGCGGTGGCCAAGGCGGAAGGACTGACTGTTGTCATCTCCGAACTCTCGGAACTGCGTCGTCAGAAAGCCTTGGACGCGGGGGTAGCCGACTATGCCTTCGATCCTCGGCAAGTCGACGTGGCCGACGAGATCCGCGGACTCACTGGGGGAAAAGGCGCGGACGTCGGCTTCGAGTGCAGCTCGGTCGACGTCGTGCTGGACATGCTTCTGGACGCCGTTCGTCCGGCAGGGGTCATCGTCAACGTTTCCATCTGGGGGCATGAGCCAAAGGTCGCTCTGCACAAACTGGTGATGAAGGAGATCGACCTCCGGGGCACCATAGGGTATTCCTACGACCACCCCGCAACCATCAGGCTCGTTGAAGAAGGTCTAGTGGATCTTCGCCCGTTCATCACCGGCAAGATCGGTCTCGATGACCTGATCGACAAAGGCTTCGATACGCTGATCAACCACAATGAGACCGCCGTGAAGATTCTGGTGTCCCCGACTGGCCAAGGGCTCGAGAGCTAA
- the pdxT gene encoding pyridoxal 5'-phosphate synthase glutaminase subunit PdxT, with protein MSNPTVGVLALQGGVAEHVRMLGQLGAQTVLVRRPEELKRLDALVLPGGESSTIDRLTRIFGLREPLIETIRGGLPVLGTCAGLIMLSSHIDDPAPGQQSLSVLDVGVSRNAFGSQVASTEATLDWMGSASRSVRAAFIRAPIVTALGEGVRTLARHEDQVVAVRQGNILGISFHPELTGDSTVHEDLLEITL; from the coding sequence ATGAGCAACCCTACTGTTGGGGTCCTCGCGCTTCAGGGTGGGGTGGCCGAGCATGTCCGCATGCTCGGCCAGCTCGGGGCCCAAACCGTGTTGGTCCGGCGCCCGGAAGAGCTGAAGCGGCTTGATGCTTTGGTGCTTCCCGGCGGAGAGTCTTCAACCATTGACCGTCTGACCAGGATTTTCGGACTCCGCGAGCCTCTGATCGAGACGATTCGCGGCGGATTGCCTGTACTGGGCACCTGCGCGGGCCTCATCATGTTGTCGTCTCACATCGACGACCCAGCCCCCGGGCAGCAGTCATTATCGGTGCTCGACGTCGGCGTCTCCCGGAACGCTTTCGGCTCGCAGGTCGCCTCAACGGAGGCCACGCTCGATTGGATGGGATCCGCCTCGCGATCCGTCCGGGCCGCCTTCATCCGAGCGCCGATCGTCACGGCTCTGGGCGAAGGGGTCCGGACGCTGGCCAGACACGAGGACCAGGTGGTTGCGGTGCGTCAAGGAAATATTCTGGGCATTTCTTTCCACCCGGAACTCACCGGGGACTCCACCGTCCACGAGGACCTTCTGGAGATCACACTTTAG
- the pdxS gene encoding pyridoxal 5'-phosphate synthase lyase subunit PdxS, translating into MTESASENSAQTGSPLVKRGLADMLKGGVIMDVVTPEQARIAEDAGAVAVMALERVPADIRAQGGVARMSDPDLIEQIIETVSIPVMAKARIGHFVEAQILEALKVDYIDESEVLSPADYVNHIDKQKFTVPFVCGATNLGEALRRIAEGAAMIRSKGEAGTGDVSEATKHIRTIKSQIADLQAAYASAPDSLYVKAKELAAPYDIVAEVARTGKLPVVLFTAGGVATPADAAMMMQLGADGVFVGSGIFKSGNPAQRAAAIVKATAFYEDAHAVAEASRGLGEAMVGINVGDLAAPHRLAERGW; encoded by the coding sequence ATGACTGAATCAGCTAGTGAAAACTCTGCCCAGACCGGCTCGCCCCTCGTGAAGCGGGGTCTGGCCGACATGTTGAAGGGCGGCGTCATCATGGACGTCGTCACCCCGGAACAAGCCCGCATCGCGGAGGACGCGGGCGCGGTTGCCGTCATGGCTCTGGAACGAGTGCCCGCCGATATTCGGGCTCAGGGTGGAGTCGCCCGTATGTCCGACCCGGATCTGATCGAGCAGATCATTGAGACCGTGTCCATCCCGGTCATGGCCAAGGCTCGCATCGGCCATTTCGTCGAGGCCCAAATCCTCGAGGCGCTCAAGGTCGACTACATCGACGAGTCCGAGGTCCTTTCCCCCGCCGACTACGTGAACCACATCGACAAGCAGAAGTTCACCGTCCCGTTCGTGTGCGGTGCAACCAACCTGGGTGAGGCCCTCCGTCGCATTGCCGAAGGTGCCGCAATGATTCGCTCCAAGGGTGAGGCCGGAACCGGGGACGTCTCCGAAGCAACCAAGCACATCCGGACCATCAAGTCGCAGATCGCCGACCTCCAGGCCGCCTACGCTTCCGCGCCCGATTCTCTGTACGTCAAGGCCAAGGAACTTGCGGCACCGTACGACATCGTTGCGGAAGTCGCACGGACCGGGAAGCTGCCGGTAGTCCTGTTCACCGCCGGCGGCGTCGCAACACCGGCGGATGCCGCGATGATGATGCAGCTCGGTGCCGACGGGGTGTTCGTCGGATCCGGAATCTTCAAGTCCGGCAACCCAGCACAGCGTGCGGCCGCAATCGTCAAGGCAACGGCCTTCTACGAAGACGCCCATGCGGTCGCCGAAGCCTCACGCGGACTCGGCGAAGCCATGGTCGGGATCAACGTGGGTGATCTTGCAGCCCCACACCGCCTGGCCGAACGCGGCTGGTAG
- a CDS encoding PLP-dependent aminotransferase family protein, protein MARYRADVELPLSIDRSAGSIPGQIVEQIRAMVTHGRLLPGDRLPSTRALADRAGVSRGSVTTAYDQLSVEGYVVADRGNTRITPELPGVMRSSFTGNGAKTSRGGGRTDLETRRPRGGAAPTKDRHPTSIKCPFDLRPGTPDTSTLANTTWRAAWRAAAAEPSLGYAPQGSPALRDQLSEYLRLMRSVVRGPEDLMVTAGARDGLRVLLTTLYERKARTLIVAVEDPGYPSLHRVPRALGHRIVPVPLDEQGLNPAGFPAGGDRPDVVLVTPSHQYPMGATMPVARRLELIRWARENQAIIVEDDYDSELRYVGEPLPALAALDEPGPGAEQSVATLGSFAKVLTPGLGLGYLLMPHHLAEDLVSLKNDAGPPISGILQDAMTRFMAEGGLQRHTARMRRSYRRRRDLMASVFDVTEALGKAQVLPMDGGLHAVLQLSSSEAESRVVEEARRRGVAVSGLGTYWSGGRGRAGVVVGFGGLSEHRFERGLVLLREALENSV, encoded by the coding sequence ATGGCGCGGTACAGGGCTGACGTGGAGCTTCCCTTGAGCATTGACCGTTCTGCCGGGTCGATACCAGGGCAGATCGTCGAGCAGATTCGCGCTATGGTGACCCACGGGCGCCTTCTGCCAGGCGACCGGCTTCCCTCGACGCGCGCGCTCGCCGACAGAGCCGGCGTTTCCCGAGGGTCGGTTACCACTGCCTATGACCAGCTGTCCGTCGAGGGGTACGTGGTAGCCGATCGGGGTAATACACGCATTACTCCGGAGCTTCCCGGAGTAATGCGGTCCAGTTTCACGGGAAACGGGGCTAAGACCTCGCGCGGGGGAGGGCGCACTGACCTCGAGACGCGCCGTCCCCGGGGTGGGGCGGCACCCACCAAGGATCGGCATCCGACTTCGATCAAATGCCCGTTCGATCTTCGCCCGGGTACCCCGGACACCTCGACACTGGCCAATACGACGTGGCGTGCGGCGTGGCGTGCGGCCGCGGCCGAACCGTCCCTGGGTTACGCGCCCCAGGGGTCCCCGGCATTGCGGGACCAACTCAGCGAATATCTGCGCCTCATGCGTTCCGTGGTGCGAGGGCCCGAGGATCTGATGGTCACGGCAGGTGCCCGCGATGGGCTCCGCGTTTTGCTCACGACGCTCTACGAGAGGAAAGCTCGCACGCTGATCGTTGCGGTCGAGGACCCAGGATATCCATCCCTTCACCGCGTTCCCCGCGCTCTCGGTCACCGGATCGTGCCCGTGCCCCTCGATGAGCAAGGACTCAACCCCGCAGGCTTCCCTGCCGGGGGCGACCGTCCCGACGTCGTGCTGGTGACTCCGTCCCACCAATACCCCATGGGCGCTACCATGCCGGTGGCGCGGCGTCTCGAACTCATCCGCTGGGCCAGAGAGAACCAGGCAATCATCGTGGAGGACGACTACGACTCGGAACTTCGTTATGTCGGCGAGCCCTTGCCTGCATTGGCCGCGCTGGACGAACCGGGCCCGGGGGCCGAGCAATCCGTCGCGACCCTCGGATCATTCGCCAAGGTTCTGACCCCGGGCCTGGGCCTGGGCTATCTCCTTATGCCTCACCATCTTGCGGAAGACCTGGTCAGTCTCAAGAACGACGCCGGGCCGCCGATTTCCGGGATCCTCCAGGACGCCATGACCCGATTCATGGCCGAGGGCGGCCTGCAACGGCACACCGCTCGCATGCGCCGAAGTTATCGTCGCCGACGGGACCTGATGGCCTCCGTCTTCGACGTGACAGAAGCCCTCGGTAAGGCTCAGGTTTTGCCGATGGACGGGGGGCTGCACGCCGTACTGCAATTGTCCTCCTCGGAAGCGGAATCGAGGGTTGTTGAAGAGGCCCGGCGCCGGGGCGTCGCCGTTTCCGGACTGGGCACGTATTGGAGCGGCGGTCGGGGGCGAGCGGGCGTGGTCGTAGGTTTTGGGGGACTCAGCGAACACAGATTCGAAAGGGGCCTGGTGCTGCTCCGAGAGGCCCTCGAAAACAGTGTTTAG
- a CDS encoding DUF308 domain-containing protein yields MSAPETRQTVRELRALFGPVLTRALIYLVYGLITVFWQEPTLMIVRWILGLYLIAQGIALIYMQRSLNEHVYGQRGPSSSVIQSYAILYLLGGVLTVAFAESLPILVLIAGLILSICGVTELLQGMRTSATSAMSKDWKIAGLVTFLTGAALFLIGEIGPKAAFGVTGGGAIIVGIFMVLAALTFRHDAAALEQQNSGD; encoded by the coding sequence ATGTCCGCTCCGGAAACCCGCCAGACCGTTCGTGAGCTTCGTGCTCTGTTCGGACCGGTGCTCACACGCGCGCTCATCTACCTCGTGTACGGCCTGATCACGGTCTTTTGGCAAGAGCCGACGCTGATGATCGTGCGATGGATCTTGGGCCTCTACCTGATAGCTCAGGGCATCGCACTGATCTACATGCAGCGCAGCCTCAACGAACACGTCTACGGCCAGCGCGGACCCAGCAGCTCGGTCATCCAGTCCTACGCGATTCTGTACTTGTTGGGCGGCGTTCTCACGGTCGCCTTCGCGGAATCCCTCCCGATCCTGGTTCTGATCGCCGGGTTGATTCTTTCGATCTGCGGTGTGACCGAATTGCTTCAAGGCATGCGAACCTCCGCGACCTCGGCCATGTCCAAGGACTGGAAGATCGCCGGATTGGTGACATTCCTAACGGGTGCCGCACTTTTCCTCATCGGGGAGATCGGTCCCAAAGCGGCCTTCGGCGTGACGGGCGGGGGAGCCATCATCGTCGGAATCTTCATGGTCCTTGCCGCTTTGACGTTCCGGCACGACGCCGCCGCCTTGGAACAGCAGAACAGCGGCGACTAG
- a CDS encoding amino acid permease has protein sequence MNRNSAPQLRNSLTNRHVTMIALGGVIGAGLFVSSGAVLNTVGPAALISYIVSGVLVTLIMRAVGEMAVMLPEARSIENYPRLGLGRWAGFSVGWMYWYFWVIVAAVEAVAGAGIISGFFPSVPNWAVCLGLIVAMTLLNLISVRVYAETEFWLASIKIVAIVFFLVVSGLFLFGLFGQSPGTTHLTEHGGFFPLGSGAVVVGSVTVLFSFAGAEIATIAAAESKDPAKYAARATRQVMYRILFFYLLSIAAIICVVPWNTPMSGSEVRSPFALTLNAVGIPYADVIMEVVVLTAVLSSLNSCLYLTSRVLFSLSKHADAPKFLVRLNSRKVPARAIFAATIVSYLSVIANYFFPEQVFLFLINSSGAVCLIYYFLLVLAEVSVRRRLAAQGITPDFRMWGFPWLSYLTMAWIVGVLVFMAVYPATRWQLVLSVLSFVIVLGAYRIVRRRPVTSVKNPG, from the coding sequence ATGAACCGGAATTCCGCCCCACAACTGCGCAATTCGCTGACCAACCGGCACGTGACCATGATTGCGCTCGGCGGCGTGATCGGGGCCGGACTTTTCGTCAGTTCGGGGGCGGTGCTCAATACGGTCGGGCCCGCGGCACTGATCAGCTATATCGTCTCCGGGGTCCTGGTCACCCTGATCATGCGTGCCGTCGGCGAAATGGCCGTGATGCTGCCGGAAGCCCGCAGTATCGAAAACTACCCGCGTCTCGGGCTGGGCCGATGGGCAGGGTTTTCGGTCGGGTGGATGTACTGGTACTTCTGGGTCATCGTCGCCGCGGTCGAAGCGGTCGCGGGGGCCGGAATCATCAGCGGGTTCTTCCCGTCCGTGCCGAATTGGGCAGTCTGCCTCGGTCTGATCGTCGCAATGACTCTCCTGAACCTCATCTCGGTTCGGGTCTATGCGGAGACGGAATTCTGGTTGGCTTCGATCAAGATCGTCGCGATCGTTTTTTTCCTCGTCGTCAGCGGCCTCTTTCTGTTTGGCCTCTTCGGACAGTCCCCCGGAACCACTCATCTGACCGAACACGGTGGTTTCTTCCCCTTAGGCTCGGGCGCCGTCGTTGTGGGATCCGTGACGGTGCTGTTTTCCTTCGCAGGCGCAGAGATCGCCACCATTGCCGCAGCCGAGTCCAAGGACCCGGCGAAGTATGCCGCCCGGGCAACGCGCCAAGTCATGTACAGGATTTTGTTCTTTTATCTCTTGTCTATCGCGGCCATCATCTGCGTGGTTCCGTGGAACACGCCGATGTCCGGCTCCGAGGTGCGCAGCCCCTTCGCACTGACGCTGAACGCCGTCGGCATCCCGTATGCAGACGTCATTATGGAGGTTGTGGTTCTCACCGCGGTTCTCAGTTCCCTGAACTCTTGCCTGTACTTGACCTCGCGCGTGCTTTTCTCGCTATCCAAACACGCAGACGCCCCGAAGTTCCTCGTCAGACTGAATTCCCGCAAGGTTCCTGCACGAGCAATCTTCGCCGCGACGATCGTCAGCTACTTATCGGTGATTGCCAACTACTTTTTCCCGGAACAAGTCTTCCTGTTCCTCATCAATTCATCGGGTGCGGTGTGTCTGATCTATTACTTCCTGCTGGTCCTCGCGGAAGTATCAGTGCGACGCCGGCTGGCTGCTCAAGGAATCACACCGGACTTCCGGATGTGGGGGTTTCCGTGGCTGAGCTATCTCACGATGGCGTGGATCGTAGGGGTCCTCGTCTTCATGGCCGTTTATCCGGCCACGCGCTGGCAGCTCGTGCTGTCTGTCCTCAGCTTCGTGATCGTCCTCGGCGCCTACAGGATCGTTCGACGCCGTCCGGTCACGTCAGTGAAAAACCCGGGGTAA
- a CDS encoding DUF418 domain-containing protein, with translation MNPGIKIDSAPVRAASQSSASGRIPELDVLRGLALAGIILVNAPQILHLGALPNETSHWLNDFVQQRFFPIFSLLFGTGFGLMWAGAREKTDSPRWAMARRFLMLAVLGVIHQVLQPGEALLPYAVAGLVFLLPSTFVPEKARTWVCLVLGTALTAVGVTVFSGGPVVIPGLFLLGFSLGGSSWVRKMTAYPKLTWGITLILVIADACGYLMTSQQARFLDSNFAAQFGLLGALTYCFVVLAIMTTPVRGFMIATFSPLGKMALTNYIGATVIVLAARFLVPGLFESEDPASWVWCLAGCGAVLIVQWLYSTAWLRAFAQGPLERLWRLVTWWGNGSSRSVPRST, from the coding sequence ATGAATCCTGGAATAAAGATCGACTCGGCCCCTGTTCGTGCGGCGTCGCAATCCTCCGCATCCGGTCGCATTCCGGAGCTGGATGTTCTGCGCGGGTTGGCACTGGCGGGAATCATTCTCGTCAATGCCCCTCAGATTCTGCATCTGGGTGCTCTTCCGAACGAAACGAGCCACTGGCTCAATGATTTTGTACAGCAACGGTTCTTCCCTATTTTTTCGCTTCTGTTCGGTACCGGATTCGGCCTGATGTGGGCGGGTGCTCGGGAAAAAACCGATTCACCGCGCTGGGCCATGGCCCGGAGGTTCCTCATGCTCGCCGTGCTCGGCGTGATACACCAGGTCCTCCAGCCTGGTGAGGCGCTTCTGCCTTACGCCGTGGCCGGGCTTGTCTTCCTGTTGCCGTCTACTTTCGTACCCGAGAAGGCACGCACCTGGGTGTGCCTTGTGCTCGGTACGGCGTTGACGGCTGTGGGCGTCACTGTCTTCAGCGGCGGTCCCGTGGTGATCCCGGGCCTGTTCCTCCTAGGATTCTCCTTAGGCGGTTCCTCCTGGGTACGGAAAATGACCGCTTATCCGAAACTGACCTGGGGGATTACCCTGATACTGGTGATCGCCGACGCCTGCGGCTACCTGATGACCTCACAGCAGGCACGATTCCTCGACAGCAATTTCGCCGCACAATTCGGACTTCTGGGGGCACTGACATACTGCTTCGTGGTCCTGGCGATCATGACCACACCTGTCCGTGGCTTCATGATCGCGACGTTCTCACCCCTCGGAAAGATGGCCCTGACCAATTACATCGGCGCGACAGTGATCGTGTTGGCGGCACGATTCCTCGTGCCTGGTCTCTTCGAATCCGAAGACCCTGCCTCGTGGGTGTGGTGCCTGGCCGGTTGCGGCGCAGTACTGATCGTCCAATGGCTGTATTCGACGGCCTGGCTACGTGCGTTCGCCCAGGGACCGCTGGAACGCTTGTGGCGTCTGGTCACATGGTGGGGAAACGGTTCTTCACGATCCGTGCCGCGGAGTACTTGA